The window CGCTCGGACGCGTTGAGTTCCGCCGTCGCTTCCCAGTCGTCGTTCACGCGGATGGTGAACTCCTTCTGACCGGATTCGACTGCGGCGGCCACGTCGTCGACGATTTCGATGTCGTCGCCCTGTTCGAGCTTCTCGTACGTCTCCTCGTCGATGGCGAGGGGGACGATACCGAAGTTGAACAGGTTCGCCTTGTGGATGCGGGCGAACGACTGCGCGAAGACTGCCTCGATACCGAGGTACATCGGGCACATCGCGGCGTGTTCGCGGGAGGAACCCTGACCGTAGTTCTCGCCGGCCACGAGGACACCGTTACCGGCGTCCTTGGCGCGCTGCGCGAACGTCTCGTCGACGCGCGAGAGCGTGAAGTCCGAGAGGCGCTCGATGTTCGAGCGGAACTTGAGGATGTCGGACGTCGCCGGGATGATGTGGTCGGTCGTGATGTTGTCCTCCATCTTCAGGAGTGCTTCGCCGCCGACTTCGGCGCCGAGGGGGTCCTGAAGCGGGACTTCGCCGATGTTCGGGCCCTTGATGAGTTCGTCGTCGATGGCGTCTTCCGCGTAGATGAGGTCCGTCTTCGCCCCGTCGTACGTCTCGGGGAGTTCGACGCCGGGTGCTTCGAGGTCACCGAGTTCGTCGGCGAGGTCACGCGGGTCGACGATTTCGCCTTTGAGCGCCGCGGCGGCGGCGACTTCCGGCGAGCAGAGGTAGACGTTGTCGTCTTCGATACCGGAGCGACCCTCGAAGTTGCGGTTGAAGGTACGCAGGGAGATGGAGTCGGAGGCGGGCACGTGGCCGATACCGATACACGGTCCACAGGTCGCCTCGGAGACGTTGACACCAGCGGCCATCATCTCTGCCGTCCAGCCCTGACGGGCGAGAATCTCGCCGGCCTGCTTCGAACCGGGTGCGACAATCATCTCGAGGTGCTTGGCGACTTCGCGGCCCTTGAACATCTTCGCGGCCGGGAGGATGTCCTCGTAGCCACCGTTCGTACAGGAACCGATGAGGACCTGTTCGACCTTGTTGCCGGCGACTTCGCGGACGGGAACGACCTTGTCCGGCATCGACGGGCAGGCGATGAGCGGTTCGAGCTCGTCGAGGTCGATGACGATTTCGTCTGCGTATTCGGCGTCTTCGTCGGCCTTCAGCTCGGTGTAGACGTCGCCGCGACCCTGACGTTCGAGGTAGTCTTTCGTCTTCTCGTCCGTCTCGAAGATGGACGAGGTTGCGCCGAGTTCCGTCCCCATGTTGGTGATGGTCGTGCGCTCGGGCACGGAGAGCGACTCTGCACCGGGGCCGGTGTACTCGAAGACCTTGCCGACGCCACCCTTGACGGTCTCGCGGCGGAGCATCTCGAGGATGATGTCCTTCGCGGAGGACCAGTCGGGGAGTTCGCCTTCGAGGCGGACGTTGACGACTTCCGGCATCTCGACGTAGTAGGCGCCACCGCCCATGGCGACGGCGATGTCGAGGCCACCTGCACCGATGGCGAGTTGGCCGAGGCCACCGGGGGTCGGCGTGTGAGAGTCAGAACCGAGGAGGGTCTTGCCGGGCGCAGCGAAGTTCTCCTTGTGGACGTTGTGGCAAATACCGTTGCCCGGTCGGGAGAAGTGTGCACCATATGTGCCGGCCGCAGAGCGGAGGAAGCGGTGGTCGTCCGTGTTCTTGAAGTCGAACTGGTAGGTCTGGTGGTCACAGTACTGGGCGGCGAGTTCGGTCTGTGCCTCGTCGAGGTCGAGTGCCTCGAACTGAAGCCACACCATCGTCCCAGTCGTGTCCTGCATCAGGACCTGGTCGATTTCGATTCCGATTTCCTCTCCGGGGGTGAGGTCACCCTCGACGAGGTGATCCGAGAGAATCTTTTCCGTGAGCGTCTGTCCCATAACACCCGACTCTCGATGGTCCTCGGATATAAATCCCGCGTACTTCCCTATCTTCGAACGTGAAGAATAGCGCCGTCTCCGGGTTTCTAGCGTCTAAGGGACATTAAATTCCTTGTTGGTTTCCCAATGATAGTCGCACCCAAGTGACGGTCTGGTCGACCCGAGTTCGGCACCGTTTTGCACCCGGTCGACTCTGAGCAGATATGTACCGTTCCGGTTCCTTCGTCGCGGAGCACATCTCGCCAGTCACCGACGAGCAAGTCCAACCGAACGGCGTCGACCTGACGCTCGAATCGGTCCTCGAACAGGTCGAGGCCGGACACCTCGGCAGGGAGGGAAAGACCATCGGTGAACGTCGTCCCCTCGACTTCGCCGACCCAAACACGGAGACGTACCGCCTCGACCCCGGCGGGTACGTCCTCCAGTACGCCGAGACGGTCCAAATCCCCGAGGAACACGTTGGGTTCATCTACCCGCGGTCGTCGCTCATGCGGAACTCTTGCATGCTCAACACCGCCGTCTGGGATGCGGGGTACGAGGGGAAAGGTGAAGGGCTATTGCAGGTTCACCACCCCATCGACCTCGAACGCGGTGCCCGCGTCGCCCAAATCGTCCTCACGGAAGCGAACCACGACGGCACCTACGACGGAAGCTATCAGGGCGAACGGACTGAGTAGACGACGCGACGCTGGGACTGCTGTCTCCGGTTCGATTCCACGCTGGACCCGAACCGACACGGTTCACTGACTCTCTGTACATACCACATTGTTACCCACCTGTCCGTAGCGGTGACGTTCTCCCGGACGACGAATTTGTTTCAAGTCACTGGACGACATACTATCGACCTGCGGAGGCCACATGAGACGGGACGAACGAGGGGCGAACCCGTGATTACCTACCTCCGCAACTTCCTTCCGGCCCACTTTCCGCACGTGTGAGCAAACGCGCCCGCTCACGGAGGGGTGGGCGCGACACGTGCGAGAGACACGATTTTCATCGATAGCGCCGACGTGCCTTCCGCTCGAAGTAAAGCCCTTCGAGTGAGGCACTCGGGTTCTGTGACCCAAAGGCACATTTACGCGCGTCCCTAAATCCGGCTAATTACTGATGTCCCGGAGTCCATCTCTTCCAGAACGCCCTCATCTCGATCTGGACCCCGACATGTCGGATGCAGAGCGTCTCTCTGCACTCCGCCAACACGTCGAACGGATGATCGAGGTCAACAGGGAACTCGACCAACGACTGCAATCTGCCGACGACCGGCACGCGGAACTGGTCGAGGAAGTCGAACAGATGAAAGCGCGCAACGAGGCGCTGAAGACTGCCTCGTACTACATCGCCACCGTCGAAGAACTGACCGACGACGGCGTCATCATCAAACAACACGGCAACAATCAGGAGGTCTTGACCGAGTTCGCGCCGACTATCGACCGCGACGCCATCGAACCCGGTGACCGCGTCGCCATCAACGACTCCTTCGCCGTGCAGACGATTCTCGACGACGAGACGGACGCCCGCGCGCAGGCGATGGAAGTCGTGGAGTCGCCGACGGTCACCTACGACGACATCGGCGGCATCGACGAGCAGGTTCGCGAGGTCCGCGAGGCAGTCGAACAACCGCTGGAGAACCCCGAGATGTTCGAGAAGGTCGGCATCGACCCACCGTCTGGCGTCCTCCTCTACGGCCCACCGGGGACCGGGAAGACGATGCTGGCGAAAGCCGTCGCCAACGAGACGAACGCCTCGTTCATCAAGATGGCCGGGTCCGAACTCGTCCAGAAGTTCATCGGTGAGGGCGCACGCCTCGTCCGCGACCTGTTCAAACTCGCCGCAGAACGTGAACCGGTGGTCATCTTCATCGACGAAATCGACGCCGTCGCCTCCAAGCGGACGGATTCGAAGACCTCTGGCGACGCCGAAGTCCAGCGGACGATGATGCAACTGCTCTCGGAGATGGACGGATTCGACGACCGCGGCGAGATTCGCATCATCGCGGCGACCAACCGCTTCGACATGCTCGACGAGGCAATCCTCCGGCCCGGCCGGTTCGACCGCCTCATCGAGGTGCCCAAGCCAGCAGTCGAGGGGCGCCGCCGCATCCTCGACATCCATACTCGCGACATGAACGTCGCCGACGACGTGGACCTCGACGCCCTCGCCGAGGAACTCGACGACTACTCCGGTGCCGACATCGCCTCGCTCACGACAGAAGCGGGCATGTTCGCCATCCGTGACGAACGCACCGAAGTCACCGAGGCCGACTTCGAAGCGGCCCACGAGAAACTCGCCAACGTCGAAGAGTCCGGAACTGGCCCCATCTCGGGATTCACCGACTACCAGTACTGAATCGGCCGCGACACGACCGAGACACTCCTGTCGTCGTCCGAAGTCGCCGTCGACGTTCGATATTGAGTCGCCGCCGCGGTTACCCTCGAATATGGAGACGACGTCGGTTTTACTTCCGTTCGAGGCGCTCTCATTCGTAACCCCCTTTTGAGCCCACGCTCTCGTTCAGTCATGAACACGATTCGCGTCGTCCGTGGGGTCGGAACCGCCCCGACGGAGATGGCGTCGTACGACGCCGCCCTCGCTGCTGCCAATATCCACAACTACAATCTCGTCGCCGTCTCGTCTGTCGTCCCCGCGGATGCAACGGTCGAAGAAGTCGACGTTGCGCCGGACCTCGGCCCCACTGGCAATCGTTTGACGGTCGTTCAAGCGCGCGAGACCACGTCGACACCGGGCGAACGCGTGGTCGCCGGCCTCGGATGGGCGACTGGGTCCGGTCCGGGTCTGTTCTACGAAGCGTCCGGGGCCGACGACGAGAACGTCCGCGACGCAATCGTCGCCGGTCTCGACGCCGGCCGAAACCTCCGCGACTGGGAGTTCGACGACGAACAGGTCGCACTCACCGCCGCGGAACACGAGGGTGAGGGCTACACCACCGTCGTCACCGTCGCCGCCTACGGCCAGAGCGAATCTATCTTCTGAGCAGGTTCGACCACACGCCGCGTGCGTACCACCCGCGTTTCACGTACTCCCCATCTGCGTACCGAACACGTACCGACCGCGCTCTGTCCTGACCGACGCACTCATCACCCGGTGTGCTAATCCCTCAGTATGAGAGGGGTGAGACCGTTCGACTTGTCCGCGCAGCGTATCGCGGTCGTTTACACAGTCTTCGGACTCACGTGGGTCTCGCTCGGTGATTGGTTCGTCGAACAACTCCCCAACCACCTCCTCGTGCAGACGGCGAAAGGATGGCTGTTCGTCTTTATCTCCGCGGGTCTCGTCTACGTCATGGTCGAGGAGAGTCACGCCGAACTCACCCGTGCGACGTCCCGCCTCGACTCGAGGAACGCCCACACGAGCGTCCTCCATCGTATCCTCAGACACGACATCAGGAACGCCTGTACCGCGATACTGGGGTACGCCGAACTCGTCGAACCGCGTGAGGACGTCCGCGACGATGTGGCCCCTGTAGAGGCGATTCGAGCGCGAGCGAACCGTCTCGTCGAAGTGAGCGACGAAGTGTCGCTGCTCCGTGCTGTCGAAGAGGCCGAAGGAAGCACCGTCGAGGTGGACCTCTCCTGCGCTGTGGCTGACGCCGTCGACGACGTTCAACTCGAACACCCGGCCATCTCCGTCGACGTGTCCACGCCAGCGACCCTCCCCGTAGAGGTTCATCCGGCCTTCCCCCGATGCATCACGGAACTGCTCGACAACGCGGCAGTCCACTCGGACCGCGCCGCGCCGACAGTCGGCGTGACGGTTCGCCGCGTCGGCGAGAGGGCCCGTGTGGCCGTCAGCGACGACGGGCCGGGAATCCCAGACGTCGAACGCGAGGCGCTTGTCTCCGGGACCGAAACCCCGCTGACGCACACGAGTGGCGTGGGTCTGTGGTTGGTTCGGGCCGTCGCCGAGGCGTCCGACGGGTCGCTCGATATCGAGTCTCTACCGTCGAACGGGACGTCTGTCGTCCTCTCCGTCCCGTTGGCCGGCCCGTAGGCTCACAGCCACGATTTCGACATACCCGGAGACAATCACGACTGACGACGCCTTTTTACACGTCCTCCCCCTATCTCAGACGACTGATGAACGGGAACAACCCATATGCGGGCGCTCCCGGCGTAACTGGTGCCGGTCAACCGTCTCACGGTGCCGAACTCACGGGCGAACAGATGGACTCGCTCCGGCGAGTGGTCGCCGGCATCGTTTCTCGAACTGAATCGTACCTTCCCGAGGGGTTCGCCGTCGGGTCGGAACTGTCGACGGGGCCGAACGGTCCACTGGCGACTGTCGCGGTGCACCCGCCTGTCGGCCACCCCGTCAGTGCCGGCTTTTCGCCCGACGCCGACGAACTCGACGCGGGCCTCACCGACGAGGACCGTGACGAAGTCGCGCGCGGACTCGCCGCTAGCGCGGCGTTTCAGGTGATGAGCGCCGTCGGCGACGACATCACTCCTGCCGCCCGGTAATCACTCCAATCCTCTCACGGATTCACCCGCGGGGTTCGACAGCGGACTCGCCGCCGCGTTCGAATTTTCACCGTGTCAAAATTGCAACAACGCACTTGACCCACCAGTGCGTACGGTGGGTATGGTCTCTCTCAGTAGTTACGCGGACGAGATTGGTCCGACGACGCTCATCCTCGTCGGATTCCTGTTGTTCATCTTTCCCGAACCCGCCACGTCTGCGCTCGGTGCGGGGTTGATGTTGTTCGGGGCAGCGTACTGGTTTTGGGAGTGGAACCGCCCGTGAATCAGCGAGGCGAAACGTGACGGTCGAATCCGTGTCTTCGAGTCAGCGTCAGACGCCTCGGTGACGGCGTCGCTGTCCGGTGTCGTCTGGCCCCGAGAGGTCCACCGATTCGAGTGGTGTCTCTCCCGAACTGGGTCTCGACTCGGGAGACGCCGTCGGCCCGGCGACGAAGAGTCCGTACGCGAGCACTGTGACGGAGAGCAGTCCGCTCAGACCGACGACGGGCGAGACGGGCAGGTCGGTGAGCGTTCCGACAGTGACGCCGAAGAACAACGGGAGCGGAAGCGCCACCAGAATGAAGTCGTATCGTGACGCGTCCGAGACGATGCTGTCGCTGAATGTTCGTGTGCGCATTATACCACCTATTCGTGAATAACTGGCTAATAATACAAATTCGTTACGCCGTTGTCCTGCGGTTTGACAACTTCCTTCCGGGGGCCGCCGTGGACCTGACGGTGCCTGTCTGTCGCCCTTATTTGCCCCAGAAGGGGTCACGGCGGCGGTGCTTGTCGAGGTATCCGGAGAGTGCTTCGAGTTCGTCCACGGGGATGTCGTCGCGGAGTTCCTGTTCGAGAATCTTCGCGTGCTTCTCGGGGAGTTCAATCCAGAGTTCGTCGCCTTCGTCTATCTGGCGGCCCACAGTTGGGCCGTCGATGGCGACGCTGACGCGCGACCCGGCACGGGCGCTGGACACGTCTTCACCGTTTTCCTGAATCCCGGACAGTTGGCCGACTCGTTTGGGCTCGTTGCCCTCCCACTTCACGACGTTCATGTTGTTCTTTATCGTGCCGGCCATGACTTCGACGCCGACGACGGCGGGACTACTCTGACGGAAGACGTGGTCTTGGAGAATCTGGAAGCGACACGGACGGACGATTTTGTCGAGAATCGTCTCCTGTTGGGCGCGTTTCATCTCGTCGACGAACTCCTCGTACTCTTCGACGAGTTGGTAGATGACGTCGTCGTCGAACAGTTTGACCTCGCCTTTGTCGAGTTCGTCCTGCGCGTTCGAGAGCACGTCCACGTTGAACCCGAGGATGACCTTGTGCTCGGGTTCGCGGGCAGTCGACGCGACGGCCACGTCGCGTGGGGCGATGTCGCCGACTTCGGCGCGGAGGATGGGGACTTCTGCCTCTTGCAGTGCGTTCGCCATCGCTTCCAGACTGCCGAGTGTGTCGGCTTTGACGACCACACCTTCCTCTTCGGTGGTCACTTCGATGTCCGCGAGTTCGGCTTCGACTTCGCGGATGACTTCGTCTACGTCGCGGTCACCGACGACCCGGACGGGTGCGCCGGCCATCGCGTCTTCGAGGTCCGGCGCGGCGATTTTGACACCGGCCGCGGCGCGGACTTCGTCCACCTTGTCGAATCGCTTCTCGGTGCGAATCTCGGCGTTCGGGCGGGGTTGGAGGAGTGCGCGAACCTCGGTCACGATGGGTTCGTTCGCGCCGCCGACGACGATGGTGTCGCCCGCGTGAATCGTCCCGTCGTAGAGGACCACGTCGAGGGTGGCACCGAAGCCACGTTCCTCCTTGACTTCGAGGACCGTCCCGTAGCCCGGTCCGGCCACGTCGATTGCCATCTCGTCTTTCATGTATCGTTGCGAGAGGCCCATGAGGACGCCGAGGAGGTCCGGGATGCCCTCACCGGTCAGCGCGGAGACGGGGACGACACCGATGTTCTTCTGGAAGTTCTGGACGCGCCAGTAGAAGTCAGAAGAGAAGCCCTTGTCGGAGAGTTCGCCGATGAGTTGGTAGAGACTCTCGTCGAGTTTCGACTTGGCGCGTTTGGACTGCTTCTCCAGCGACTTCTGGATTGGTTCACCCTGTTGTGGGTTCCATCCGGGCGTCGTGTCCACCTTGTTGGCGGCGACGATGAACGGCGTGCCCGTTCGTTTGAGGATGTCGATGGCCTCCTCGGTCTGAGGTTGGAAGCCGTCGTTCACGTCCACGACGAGGATGGCGATGTCGGCCAGCGCACCACCGCGAGAGCGGAGCGTGCTGAACGAGTGGTGCCCCGGCGTGTCGATGAAGAGGAGTCCCGGGAGGTCGAAGTCCTCGGGCTTGACGAGGGAACCGGCCATCTGCGAGACGGTGTCTAACGGGACTGCGGTGGCCCCGATGTGCTGGGTGATGGCCCCGGCCTCACCCTCGCTGACGGCGGACCCGCGAATCTTGTCGAGAAGACTCGTCTTCCCGTGGTCGACGTGGCCGAGGACGGCCACGATGGGTGTGCGAAGCGTATCGGATTGTGACGTCGAATCAGTGTCGGACATGGAGAATCGCCCCGGAGAAGGTTACTTACCCGATTCGAGTCGGTGACTCCAGTTAAGTCCATCGTCACGGCATCAAGCGGGAATCGCGTCCCGGTTCTGGTGCGGAACGCCCGACGAAGTTACTCCGAGACGAGATTGCGAATACTGTCGGCGAACGACCCCGACTGCTCCATATTTCGCATCCGTATCTCTAGCGAATGACCACCGCCACTGGCGACCATAACGTTCCCGAGGCCGACGAGGCTCTCGGTGATGGACTTCCGCTCTTGTACACCCCGAATCTTCGACCGCGGAATCTCTTGTCGAACCAGCGAGACGAAGCGGTACTCCTTGATGATGCGGTTCGTCGTGACGTAGTACGTCGTCAGCGAGTTCGTCCAGTAGGTGTGGATACCGACTGAGAACAGATAGAGACCGACGACGAGTGTCAGCGTCGGGTAGACGTACGGGTAGTAGGTGAAGTACAGGAGGTACACTGTCAGTGCGAGAAGCGGGATTCCGGCCGCAACCTTCACCCGAGCGACCCGTTGTGTCGGGTGTCGTGTTTCGAGTATCTCTTCGCCGTCTGAGAGCCGGGGTGCACTCGGAGAGACGAAGTGGACGTACGCGCCGACGAGGACGACGAACGCCCCGAAGAGGACGAACGGGATGCCAACGTCCGGAGGGTACGTCTCTTGTCCGGTGTACAACCACGCACCGGCACCGACGAACGGGAGGCCGAGAACGGCACTCCAGAGCGCTGGTTTGCCACGAGCCATGGTTAGTACCCCCTCACGAGGTTGTGAGCGATACCGAGCACAGACAGGAGAAAGCCGCCTACGGTCAACACGAACGGGTCGTTCAGTGCCCCGAGGTCCTCGGCGGACGCACCGTTCGACAGGAACCCACGGGTCGGCCTGTCCGGCGTCGTTTCGTTCGCGTCGGTGGTCTGTGCTTCGGTACCGGTGTCTTCGGTTTCACGTGTCGTGTCGGCAGATGTCGCGGTCGCGGTGGACTCGCCCGACGTGCTCGCCGTCGATTCGGGCTTTTCCTCCGACTTCGACACGTCCCACGAGACGCCAGTCTCGCTCACCGTCGCGGTCACGACAGTCGGTCTGTCGACGTAGACCGCCTGCGTGAACGTCGCGTCTGGATACGTTTCGCCACGAGGTGGTTCTACTTCGACAGTTACCGACTCTACGACTTCGAAGCCAGTGAAATCCGCTTCGATGATTTTCGCATAGCCATCGTCATCGACGAGAATTCGATATGGGTCGACACCGAAGCCATCGTCTCTAATTTTTGGCCGAGCGTCAGTTAGTGGCTTCCCGTCGGGTGTCACGATTCGGATATCGAGGATGTGCGCAGTCGGTAGAACGATTTCGCCGAGGTCGACCGGCCCGTCGTCCACCGTGACCTCTTCGAACATGTAGACGTGCGGCATCCCGTCTTTCGTCGGTTGCAACTCGCGTCCAGACTCTGCCTTGTGGACGGTGAACTCGTACTCACTGTTCGTGCCGACGGCAATCTCGAACTCGCCGTTTGCATCTGTCTCTCCCGTGTGGTAGCTTCGGCCTGCGGCGCTTATTTTATCCCTATTGACCTTTGCTCCACTCTCGGCGACGAGCGTCCCCGAGACGATTGTCTGCTCTGCCGCCGTCGCCGTCCCAGTTCCGGCGGCCAGGGTACCCAGTGAGAGTCCCCCGAGTACCCCTGCCC is drawn from Haloferax litoreum and contains these coding sequences:
- a CDS encoding aconitate hydratase, giving the protein MGQTLTEKILSDHLVEGDLTPGEEIGIEIDQVLMQDTTGTMVWLQFEALDLDEAQTELAAQYCDHQTYQFDFKNTDDHRFLRSAAGTYGAHFSRPGNGICHNVHKENFAAPGKTLLGSDSHTPTPGGLGQLAIGAGGLDIAVAMGGGAYYVEMPEVVNVRLEGELPDWSSAKDIILEMLRRETVKGGVGKVFEYTGPGAESLSVPERTTITNMGTELGATSSIFETDEKTKDYLERQGRGDVYTELKADEDAEYADEIVIDLDELEPLIACPSMPDKVVPVREVAGNKVEQVLIGSCTNGGYEDILPAAKMFKGREVAKHLEMIVAPGSKQAGEILARQGWTAEMMAAGVNVSEATCGPCIGIGHVPASDSISLRTFNRNFEGRSGIEDDNVYLCSPEVAAAAALKGEIVDPRDLADELGDLEAPGVELPETYDGAKTDLIYAEDAIDDELIKGPNIGEVPLQDPLGAEVGGEALLKMEDNITTDHIIPATSDILKFRSNIERLSDFTLSRVDETFAQRAKDAGNGVLVAGENYGQGSSREHAAMCPMYLGIEAVFAQSFARIHKANLFNFGIVPLAIDEETYEKLEQGDDIEIVDDVAAAVESGQKEFTIRVNDDWEATAELNASERERNILAAGGKLPLTKQRAEGGAAPADD
- a CDS encoding deoxyuridine 5'-triphosphate nucleotidohydrolase, yielding MYRSGSFVAEHISPVTDEQVQPNGVDLTLESVLEQVEAGHLGREGKTIGERRPLDFADPNTETYRLDPGGYVLQYAETVQIPEEHVGFIYPRSSLMRNSCMLNTAVWDAGYEGKGEGLLQVHHPIDLERGARVAQIVLTEANHDGTYDGSYQGERTE
- the pan2 gene encoding proteasome-activating nucleotidase Pan2 is translated as MSRSPSLPERPHLDLDPDMSDAERLSALRQHVERMIEVNRELDQRLQSADDRHAELVEEVEQMKARNEALKTASYYIATVEELTDDGVIIKQHGNNQEVLTEFAPTIDRDAIEPGDRVAINDSFAVQTILDDETDARAQAMEVVESPTVTYDDIGGIDEQVREVREAVEQPLENPEMFEKVGIDPPSGVLLYGPPGTGKTMLAKAVANETNASFIKMAGSELVQKFIGEGARLVRDLFKLAAEREPVVIFIDEIDAVASKRTDSKTSGDAEVQRTMMQLLSEMDGFDDRGEIRIIAATNRFDMLDEAILRPGRFDRLIEVPKPAVEGRRRILDIHTRDMNVADDVDLDALAEELDDYSGADIASLTTEAGMFAIRDERTEVTEADFEAAHEKLANVEESGTGPISGFTDYQY
- a CDS encoding pyruvoyl-dependent arginine decarboxylase, with translation MNTIRVVRGVGTAPTEMASYDAALAAANIHNYNLVAVSSVVPADATVEEVDVAPDLGPTGNRLTVVQARETTSTPGERVVAGLGWATGSGPGLFYEASGADDENVRDAIVAGLDAGRNLRDWEFDDEQVALTAAEHEGEGYTTVVTVAAYGQSESIF
- a CDS encoding sensor histidine kinase: MAVVYTVFGLTWVSLGDWFVEQLPNHLLVQTAKGWLFVFISAGLVYVMVEESHAELTRATSRLDSRNAHTSVLHRILRHDIRNACTAILGYAELVEPREDVRDDVAPVEAIRARANRLVEVSDEVSLLRAVEEAEGSTVEVDLSCAVADAVDDVQLEHPAISVDVSTPATLPVEVHPAFPRCITELLDNAAVHSDRAAPTVGVTVRRVGERARVAVSDDGPGIPDVEREALVSGTETPLTHTSGVGLWLVRAVAEASDGSLDIESLPSNGTSVVLSVPLAGP
- a CDS encoding DUF5811 family protein, producing MNGNNPYAGAPGVTGAGQPSHGAELTGEQMDSLRRVVAGIVSRTESYLPEGFAVGSELSTGPNGPLATVAVHPPVGHPVSAGFSPDADELDAGLTDEDRDEVARGLAASAAFQVMSAVGDDITPAAR
- the infB gene encoding translation initiation factor IF-2, yielding MSDTDSTSQSDTLRTPIVAVLGHVDHGKTSLLDKIRGSAVSEGEAGAITQHIGATAVPLDTVSQMAGSLVKPEDFDLPGLLFIDTPGHHSFSTLRSRGGALADIAILVVDVNDGFQPQTEEAIDILKRTGTPFIVAANKVDTTPGWNPQQGEPIQKSLEKQSKRAKSKLDESLYQLIGELSDKGFSSDFYWRVQNFQKNIGVVPVSALTGEGIPDLLGVLMGLSQRYMKDEMAIDVAGPGYGTVLEVKEERGFGATLDVVLYDGTIHAGDTIVVGGANEPIVTEVRALLQPRPNAEIRTEKRFDKVDEVRAAAGVKIAAPDLEDAMAGAPVRVVGDRDVDEVIREVEAELADIEVTTEEEGVVVKADTLGSLEAMANALQEAEVPILRAEVGDIAPRDVAVASTAREPEHKVILGFNVDVLSNAQDELDKGEVKLFDDDVIYQLVEEYEEFVDEMKRAQQETILDKIVRPCRFQILQDHVFRQSSPAVVGVEVMAGTIKNNMNVVKWEGNEPKRVGQLSGIQENGEDVSSARAGSRVSVAIDGPTVGRQIDEGDELWIELPEKHAKILEQELRDDIPVDELEALSGYLDKHRRRDPFWGK
- a CDS encoding PH domain-containing protein; translated protein: MARGKPALWSAVLGLPFVGAGAWLYTGQETYPPDVGIPFVLFGAFVVLVGAYVHFVSPSAPRLSDGEEILETRHPTQRVARVKVAAGIPLLALTVYLLYFTYYPYVYPTLTLVVGLYLFSVGIHTYWTNSLTTYYVTTNRIIKEYRFVSLVRQEIPRSKIRGVQERKSITESLVGLGNVMVASGGGHSLEIRMRNMEQSGSFADSIRNLVSE